A portion of the Halodesulfovibrio aestuarii DSM 17919 = ATCC 29578 genome contains these proteins:
- a CDS encoding DUF169 domain-containing protein: protein MSVDFKEMQATLMREMRLYHYPIAIKYFYDQAEADKYLEENEVHVPVKPMTFCQWEIAARMKGQNVYATKEMLSCSNAHYSFGWKGLDEAEVKSHAKYTRNPEQAKRFVETKSQMPEGMVGMAVMPLANATETPDVVHFYVDNMQAYHLAVDYMAATDTHPLRPAITMNSSACGGSVFSHVANEFNMVPACSGSYNAGKTERGEINVMIPGEKMIATYERLLERIEELGSSSITKPGDGFPGQDVCKNCPLIIFKKSK from the coding sequence ATGTCCGTAGATTTTAAAGAAATGCAAGCAACTTTGATGCGCGAAATGCGCCTTTACCACTACCCGATCGCAATTAAATATTTCTACGATCAGGCAGAAGCAGACAAGTACCTCGAAGAAAACGAAGTACATGTGCCGGTTAAGCCAATGACTTTCTGTCAGTGGGAAATTGCAGCACGCATGAAAGGCCAGAATGTATACGCCACTAAAGAAATGCTCTCCTGCTCCAATGCTCATTACAGCTTCGGCTGGAAAGGTCTTGATGAAGCAGAAGTAAAAAGCCACGCAAAATACACTCGCAATCCTGAACAGGCAAAGCGTTTTGTAGAAACAAAGTCCCAGATGCCTGAAGGTATGGTTGGTATGGCTGTTATGCCGCTTGCCAACGCAACTGAGACTCCAGACGTTGTTCATTTCTATGTAGATAACATGCAGGCATACCACCTTGCTGTTGATTACATGGCAGCTACAGATACTCATCCGCTCCGCCCTGCAATTACCATGAACTCTTCTGCATGTGGTGGCTCCGTATTCTCTCATGTTGCTAATGAATTCAACATGGTTCCTGCATGCTCCGGTAGCTACAACGCAGGTAAAACAGAACGCGGTGAAATCAACGTTATGATTCCGGGCGAAAAGATGATCGCGACATACGAGCGTCTTCTCGAACGTATCGAAGAGCTTGGCAGTTCTTCCATCACCAAACCTGGCGACGGCTTCCCTGGTCAGGACGTATGCAAAAACTGTCCACTCATCATCTTCAAGAAATCTAAATAA
- a CDS encoding mechanosensitive ion channel family protein yields the protein MNTAIKGWREKTDRAETYRAFRRAVDTLDFSTTPNDSATAVQIERIIMLKEILDRLDLPPYDMIPDTTEVSKKDITRWTIPDTKIKIVRIENGPQEGEFLFSADTVQHLDQYYKRIKEAPYKTNATAGIYEEIINGKNTAYSFERRARFRLRPVDTSSPRATLDGFLSSVNRAFNTIMQVRSSHSSMSKKEILKAQEAAEDLFERAIATLDLRKVPEEHRKDVGIESVLLLKEIIDRMPLPPEDFIPDAVMVAAQLALHKESSGKAYQYHWRFPNTEIEIVEISEGAKQGQFLFSAETVARLKDFYAQIKNHPYRPNYLAGASPEDYLPSKQSKGFYKFYISTPGILVPQAHFLSGIISSLPESFKKLYGEQTLWQWVALALCLTIIFFVTYTSFKFIWLPAKSKEKPLKNWLRLLVPIIIMITIHVFVVFLDEDINLTGDVLTVVFGGGKSLMIIVSAWAAFAFCKAIAETIISSPQIPPQSINATILRLGSRVVGALIGAMIIIKGGQRLGIDMLPLLAGFGVGGLAVALAAKQTFANIIGSLILLFNKPVKVGDFCRYGDQLGTVEHIGLISTRIRSLERTVITVPNADFSEMHLDNFQLRDQRLFKTVLQLRYETTPEQMRWVLVKLRELLLSHPMISPDPARVRFTGYGAFSKDILIFAYFYCQDQNTFLAIQEDILLRIEDIINESGSGFAFPSQTIYTCRDEGINKEQGQQAEAEVQEWRSKDQLPFPDFAEERLAELRDSLDYPPEGSQSKRPPSGPSTPLTKVPKK from the coding sequence ATGAACACGGCTATCAAAGGCTGGAGAGAAAAAACAGATCGTGCGGAAACATACCGGGCATTCCGCCGCGCCGTCGACACACTGGATTTTTCCACTACGCCTAATGACTCGGCAACAGCGGTTCAAATTGAACGCATCATAATGCTAAAGGAAATCCTCGACCGTCTCGACCTTCCCCCATACGACATGATACCTGACACCACAGAAGTTTCAAAAAAAGACATCACGCGATGGACAATTCCTGACACGAAAATAAAAATAGTCCGGATTGAAAACGGACCACAAGAAGGTGAATTCCTCTTCTCTGCAGATACAGTTCAACACCTTGACCAATATTACAAAAGAATAAAGGAAGCTCCTTACAAAACCAATGCAACCGCAGGTATCTATGAAGAGATCATCAACGGCAAGAACACGGCGTACAGCTTTGAAAGACGAGCACGCTTCCGCTTACGCCCCGTTGACACGTCAAGTCCTCGAGCAACGTTAGACGGCTTCCTGAGCAGTGTTAACCGCGCCTTCAACACCATAATGCAGGTCAGATCATCGCATTCTTCAATGTCAAAAAAAGAGATTCTCAAGGCGCAGGAGGCGGCGGAAGATCTTTTTGAACGAGCCATTGCCACATTAGATTTGCGTAAAGTTCCTGAAGAGCACCGTAAGGACGTCGGGATTGAATCAGTATTATTACTAAAAGAGATAATCGACCGCATGCCGCTTCCACCGGAAGATTTCATCCCTGATGCTGTTATGGTGGCAGCACAACTAGCCTTGCATAAAGAAAGTTCTGGAAAAGCATACCAGTATCACTGGCGATTTCCGAATACCGAAATTGAAATTGTAGAAATTAGCGAAGGTGCAAAACAAGGGCAATTTCTTTTTAGCGCAGAGACTGTGGCTCGCCTTAAGGACTTCTATGCACAGATCAAGAATCATCCATACCGTCCGAACTATCTTGCAGGAGCATCTCCCGAAGACTATCTGCCCTCCAAGCAAAGTAAGGGGTTTTACAAATTCTACATATCAACACCCGGCATTCTGGTCCCTCAGGCTCATTTCCTGAGCGGCATAATCAGCAGTCTGCCAGAGTCATTTAAAAAACTTTATGGAGAGCAGACTCTTTGGCAGTGGGTAGCCTTAGCGCTCTGCCTGACAATAATATTTTTTGTAACCTATACTTCCTTCAAATTCATCTGGCTGCCTGCAAAATCAAAAGAAAAACCGCTCAAGAACTGGCTGCGCCTTTTGGTTCCCATCATAATAATGATCACCATACACGTGTTTGTTGTTTTTTTGGATGAAGATATCAACCTTACAGGTGATGTTCTTACTGTCGTCTTTGGCGGTGGCAAGTCACTCATGATCATAGTTTCCGCTTGGGCAGCCTTTGCCTTCTGCAAAGCTATAGCGGAAACAATAATCTCCTCACCGCAAATTCCCCCTCAGAGTATCAATGCAACCATACTCAGGCTAGGGTCACGAGTCGTCGGTGCTCTGATCGGTGCCATGATTATTATAAAAGGAGGTCAGCGACTTGGTATTGATATGCTCCCGCTGCTGGCTGGATTCGGTGTTGGAGGTCTGGCTGTTGCGTTGGCTGCTAAACAGACTTTTGCAAACATCATAGGCAGTCTGATTCTGCTTTTTAATAAACCGGTCAAAGTAGGTGATTTCTGTCGTTATGGTGATCAACTTGGTACGGTAGAACACATCGGGTTAATTTCGACACGCATCCGTTCTTTGGAGCGAACAGTTATTACTGTACCAAATGCAGACTTCTCTGAAATGCATTTAGATAATTTTCAATTACGCGACCAACGATTGTTCAAGACAGTTCTTCAATTACGTTACGAAACTACACCAGAACAAATGCGCTGGGTGCTAGTCAAGCTGCGTGAACTGCTCTTAAGCCACCCAATGATTTCACCTGACCCTGCCCGCGTCCGGTTTACCGGTTACGGTGCGTTTTCCAAAGACATTCTTATATTCGCTTACTTTTACTGTCAGGACCAGAACACATTTCTTGCTATTCAAGAAGATATTCTGTTGCGCATAGAAGACATCATAAATGAATCCGGTAGCGGCTTCGCCTTCCCTTCACAAACTATCTATACCTGTCGTGACGAAGGCATTAACAAAGAACAAGGCCAACAAGCTGAAGCCGAAGTTCAAGAGTGGCGCTCAAAGGATCAATTGCCTTTCCCTGATTTTGCCGAAGAACGGCTGGCAGAACTTAGAGACAGCCTTGACTATCCACCGGAAGGCTCCCAAAGCAAACGGCCTCCGAGTGGCCCGTCAACGCCATTAACCAAGGTACCCAAAAAATAA
- a CDS encoding sensor histidine kinase → MVVDEDLLFADEEDLEPATKEPQRWRILIVDDEEEVHTVTRLVLNDFTFEGRKLDLISAYSGKESLELLRDTKDIAVVLLDVVMEDNHAGLDVAKRIREDLNNPFTRIILRTGQPGQAPENKVISELDINDYKQKTELTAQKLFVTVTTALRSFRDLKTIETNRKRLLQLAMSIAHQIRNRTMSIAGFVHIAVRELVAGEDIVPHLDTIRIEASRLEALVSSVSDFASLSRGVKEDVLLKTVVDEAYTATEKKLASKDIVFADVATMNVDVAALMIKADKNLIVRMLQELLVNAVMFRKEDCRIAITATPLNEGCILKIEDNGIGISPEIISYIFDPFFSSRSDGVGMGLCTVRKIVEEHGWEISVNSSERTGSSFEIVIPFRSDSVSKEGSKPDESS, encoded by the coding sequence GTGGTAGTCGATGAAGATCTATTATTTGCTGATGAAGAAGATCTTGAACCAGCGACTAAAGAACCGCAACGGTGGCGAATCCTTATTGTTGATGATGAGGAAGAAGTTCATACCGTTACCCGTCTGGTTCTTAATGATTTTACCTTTGAGGGACGTAAACTTGATTTGATCAGTGCCTATAGCGGCAAGGAGTCTCTAGAATTGTTGCGGGATACTAAAGATATTGCCGTAGTACTTTTAGACGTCGTAATGGAAGATAACCATGCCGGTTTAGATGTCGCCAAACGTATCCGTGAGGATTTAAATAATCCTTTTACCCGTATTATCTTGCGCACAGGGCAACCAGGACAAGCTCCTGAAAATAAAGTTATTTCTGAACTTGACATTAATGACTACAAGCAAAAAACAGAACTGACAGCCCAAAAGCTGTTTGTCACTGTTACCACTGCATTACGTTCTTTTCGAGATTTAAAGACAATAGAGACAAATCGTAAGCGCCTACTACAACTTGCAATGTCTATTGCACATCAAATTCGTAACAGAACCATGAGTATTGCGGGATTTGTGCATATTGCGGTCAGGGAACTTGTGGCCGGTGAAGATATTGTCCCTCATCTGGATACCATTCGAATAGAGGCTTCCCGACTGGAAGCACTGGTATCGTCTGTTTCCGACTTCGCTTCACTCTCGCGTGGAGTCAAAGAGGATGTGTTGTTGAAAACGGTTGTAGATGAAGCATATACTGCAACGGAAAAGAAGCTTGCTTCCAAGGATATCGTTTTTGCAGACGTTGCAACAATGAATGTGGATGTTGCCGCCCTGATGATTAAGGCAGATAAAAATCTCATTGTCCGCATGTTGCAAGAGTTGCTGGTGAATGCTGTTATGTTCAGAAAAGAAGATTGTCGCATAGCAATTACTGCGACTCCTCTTAACGAGGGGTGTATACTAAAAATTGAGGATAATGGCATAGGGATAAGCCCAGAGATTATAAGCTATATTTTTGATCCCTTTTTTTCTTCTCGTTCTGATGGAGTGGGAATGGGGCTTTGTACGGTCAGGAAAATCGTAGAAGAACATGGTTGGGAAATCTCTGTTAATAGTTCTGAACGTACAGGGAGCAGTTTTGAGATAGTGATACCGTTTCGTTCTGACAGCGTATCTAAAGAAGGGAGCAAGCCGGACGAATCTTCCTGA
- a CDS encoding ATP-binding protein, whose translation MKRCQLSVSVILLGMIWTVLVMLPSSLHAQNEPRHVLLLNSYHQRMTWVKNLTRAVENVLEPEKNNLILHIENMDAKLVFSREYFIAYKKLLAERYKGISFSVIISSDNYAFDFLRFHRDDLWPDIPVVFCGVADLEPYMLKAVSSFTGIEEAPSPRTTVEQMLRNHPNIKKIFVINDHLKTGNSWRRYILKELMDLESRVIIEHNIKEPIDRLHQRLLSLGDDTAVLLGVYFRDNGGQFLTFEKAGDLLTEGLSIPVYCLLAFNLRKGVIGGDVISGYFQGESAAKMAKRILAGTDVNSIPVIRAGANKFMFRYPELQRWNIAEDSLPKGSIILERPVSFFTVYRKYIIIVGIIIGVLFLIVLLQMMHIARRRIVEKELRKSRRQFSVLLKNMPGMAYRSVFGSNWLMRFVSDGSKELVGYSPEELLKDEGVSFSSLIVNEDRENARKTIDEQLEHSDNFSIEYRLQSSSGKVRNVLERGRYVKESEEEPVVEGFITDVTNLKNTQAELAALNQELEDRVQRRTAELETSLTNLRTAHKQLIEAEKLASLGGLVAGIAHEINTPLGIGLTSTTYLQERLATLENEYKAGSFKRSTLEKFMQVADEGLAAAVTNLSRAASLVQNFKQVAVDQTSEVLREVTLYEYLGKVLASLRPRWKHSSHTIELHAAEEAKETIVKTYPGVIMQIMSNLINNSLIHGFEEMENGVVKILLSRTNGDICIDYQDNGKGMTPEQKQRIFEPFFTTKMGSGGSGLGMHIVWNLVTRKLGGVIECHSEVGQGAKFIITFPISSDSGTKG comes from the coding sequence ATGAAACGATGCCAACTCTCTGTTAGCGTGATTTTGTTAGGAATGATCTGGACTGTTTTGGTTATGTTGCCTTCATCGTTGCATGCGCAGAATGAACCACGGCATGTTCTGCTGTTAAACTCATATCACCAACGTATGACATGGGTAAAAAATCTGACCCGTGCCGTTGAGAATGTGTTGGAGCCTGAAAAGAACAACTTGATACTCCATATTGAAAATATGGACGCCAAGCTGGTATTCTCACGTGAATATTTTATTGCTTACAAAAAGCTGCTTGCAGAACGCTATAAGGGCATTTCTTTTAGCGTCATAATTTCTTCAGACAATTATGCTTTTGACTTCTTGCGCTTTCATCGTGACGATTTATGGCCGGATATTCCCGTGGTCTTTTGTGGTGTAGCGGATTTAGAGCCGTACATGTTGAAGGCTGTTTCATCTTTTACCGGAATCGAGGAAGCGCCTTCACCCCGAACCACCGTGGAACAAATGCTCCGTAACCATCCTAATATAAAAAAAATATTCGTGATTAATGACCACTTAAAAACAGGTAACAGTTGGAGAAGGTACATTCTTAAAGAGCTTATGGATCTTGAATCACGTGTAATCATTGAACACAATATTAAAGAACCAATTGATCGTTTGCATCAAAGGCTGCTCTCGCTAGGGGATGATACCGCGGTTCTGCTCGGGGTCTACTTCAGGGATAACGGGGGACAGTTCTTAACATTTGAAAAAGCCGGCGACCTGCTTACGGAAGGTCTATCGATTCCGGTGTACTGCCTTTTGGCGTTCAACTTACGCAAGGGCGTTATTGGTGGAGATGTGATCAGCGGCTACTTTCAGGGAGAGTCTGCGGCCAAGATGGCAAAGCGCATTCTGGCTGGAACAGATGTTAACAGTATTCCTGTTATTCGTGCTGGCGCAAACAAGTTCATGTTTCGCTATCCAGAACTGCAACGATGGAATATTGCTGAAGACTCCTTGCCTAAGGGGAGTATTATCTTGGAACGACCCGTTTCATTTTTTACGGTCTACAGAAAATATATTATTATCGTTGGAATCATAATCGGCGTCCTTTTTCTTATTGTCCTTCTTCAGATGATGCATATTGCACGACGAAGAATTGTTGAAAAGGAGTTGCGAAAAAGTCGCAGGCAATTCTCTGTTCTGTTGAAAAATATGCCCGGGATGGCGTACAGAAGCGTGTTCGGTTCCAATTGGCTTATGCGCTTCGTAAGTGACGGAAGCAAGGAACTTGTAGGCTATTCCCCTGAAGAATTGCTGAAAGATGAAGGCGTTTCTTTCTCATCACTTATTGTTAATGAAGACAGAGAAAATGCCAGAAAGACTATTGATGAACAGCTTGAACACAGTGATAATTTTTCTATTGAATATCGTCTGCAGTCTTCCTCCGGCAAAGTACGCAATGTATTAGAGCGGGGGCGCTATGTAAAAGAGTCTGAAGAGGAGCCTGTGGTGGAAGGGTTCATAACCGACGTTACAAATCTCAAAAATACACAGGCCGAACTGGCCGCGCTAAATCAGGAATTGGAAGATCGGGTACAGCGACGTACGGCAGAGCTGGAAACATCTTTAACGAATTTGCGAACCGCACATAAACAGCTGATTGAAGCGGAAAAACTAGCATCACTCGGCGGGTTGGTGGCTGGTATTGCTCATGAAATTAACACCCCGCTGGGTATCGGTTTGACGAGTACAACCTACCTGCAAGAACGCCTTGCCACACTTGAAAATGAATATAAGGCAGGAAGTTTTAAACGTTCAACGCTTGAAAAGTTTATGCAGGTTGCCGATGAAGGTTTAGCCGCTGCCGTCACTAATCTAAGTCGGGCTGCCAGTTTGGTGCAAAACTTTAAGCAGGTCGCTGTGGATCAGACTTCTGAAGTGTTACGCGAAGTCACATTGTACGAGTATCTGGGCAAGGTACTGGCAAGCTTACGCCCACGTTGGAAACATTCATCGCACACCATTGAACTACATGCCGCAGAAGAAGCTAAAGAAACTATAGTTAAGACATATCCCGGTGTAATTATGCAGATTATGTCTAATTTAATAAACAACTCATTGATACATGGCTTTGAAGAAATGGAAAATGGTGTTGTGAAAATTCTCTTGAGTCGTACAAATGGAGACATATGCATTGACTATCAAGATAACGGAAAAGGCATGACACCGGAGCAAAAGCAGCGGATTTTTGAACCATTCTTTACAACAAAAATGGGGAGTGGCGGTTCTGGACTCGGCATGCATATTGTGTGGAATCTTGTAACGCGTAAGCTCGGTGGAGTTATTGAGTGTCACAGTGAAGTCGGTCAGGGTGCCAAATTCATTATCACGTTTCCAATATCATCCGATTCGGGAACAAAGGGTTAA
- the ftsH gene encoding ATP-dependent zinc metalloprotease FtsH, with the protein MNQFSRNLILWAVISLLMVVLFNMFSQPQSSQTKVSYTKFLELVDRGDIAEVSIQGQKLLAKEHGGTVVNTYAPEDPKLVDRLVGKGIVVNAEPAEDSPWYMTLLVSWFPMLLLIGVWIFFMRQMQGGGGKAMSFGRSRARLISQEQTKVTFADVAGVDEAKEELSEVVDFLSNPKRFTRLGGRIPKGVLLVGPPGTGKTLLARAVAGEAGVPFFSISGSDFVEMFVGVGASRVRDLFVQGKKNAPCLIFIDEIDAVGRQRGAGLGGGHDEREQTLNQLLVEMDGFESNEGVILIAATNRPDVLDPALLRPGRFDRQVTVPVPDVKGRKRILEVHARRSPLAADVNMETIAKGTPGFSGADLENLVNEAALQAAKENKDQINMFDFEQAKDKLIMGKERRSMVMSEDEKKITAFHEGGHALCAKLLPKADPVHKVSIIPRGRALGVTMQLPGEDRYGYSRSFLETNLVVLLGGRVAEEIIFDDITTGAGNDIERATKMARKMVCEWGMSEAIGPLNIGEQGEEVFIGREWAQSRNFSDETARLVDAEVKRIVETARSTARELIEGNLDVLHRIAESLLERETITGADIDLLIEGKELPPQEDMNGKNVAPAEHPEDAPDAFAKAAAAYREQQPDSTEDSGEFILGTEEQEQEETATAAEPEEKKAPEAATESSEEKK; encoded by the coding sequence TTGAACCAGTTTTCCCGGAACTTGATTCTCTGGGCTGTCATCTCTCTACTTATGGTAGTATTGTTTAACATGTTCAGCCAGCCTCAAAGCTCGCAGACAAAAGTCAGCTATACAAAATTTTTGGAGCTGGTGGATCGAGGCGACATTGCTGAAGTCTCAATCCAAGGACAAAAGCTTCTCGCTAAAGAACATGGCGGTACCGTTGTAAATACCTATGCGCCTGAAGATCCTAAGCTTGTAGATCGACTCGTAGGAAAAGGCATTGTTGTTAATGCTGAACCTGCAGAAGATTCCCCTTGGTACATGACCTTACTTGTATCTTGGTTCCCTATGTTACTTCTTATTGGTGTATGGATTTTCTTTATGCGCCAAATGCAAGGTGGCGGGGGAAAGGCCATGTCTTTCGGACGCTCCCGTGCAAGACTTATCTCACAAGAGCAGACAAAAGTTACTTTTGCTGATGTCGCCGGTGTAGATGAAGCTAAAGAAGAACTTAGCGAAGTCGTAGATTTTCTTTCCAACCCTAAGCGTTTTACCCGCCTTGGTGGACGTATCCCGAAAGGTGTTCTGCTTGTGGGCCCTCCGGGTACCGGTAAAACACTGCTTGCGCGTGCTGTTGCAGGTGAAGCAGGAGTTCCGTTTTTCTCCATTTCCGGTTCTGACTTTGTAGAAATGTTTGTAGGTGTTGGTGCTTCCCGCGTACGTGACCTGTTTGTTCAGGGTAAAAAGAATGCACCATGTCTTATTTTTATTGATGAAATTGACGCAGTAGGTCGTCAGCGTGGCGCAGGTTTGGGGGGCGGTCATGATGAACGTGAACAGACCCTTAACCAGTTGCTTGTAGAAATGGATGGTTTTGAGTCCAATGAAGGTGTTATCCTCATTGCCGCGACTAACCGTCCTGATGTGCTTGACCCTGCACTGCTTCGTCCGGGTCGTTTTGACCGTCAGGTAACAGTGCCTGTGCCGGACGTAAAAGGCCGCAAACGTATTTTGGAAGTGCATGCACGCCGTTCTCCGCTTGCTGCTGATGTGAATATGGAAACCATAGCGAAAGGCACTCCGGGCTTCTCCGGTGCTGATCTGGAAAACCTTGTTAACGAAGCGGCTCTTCAAGCTGCCAAAGAGAACAAAGACCAGATTAACATGTTCGATTTCGAACAGGCCAAAGATAAGCTCATTATGGGTAAAGAACGTCGCAGCATGGTTATGAGCGAAGATGAGAAGAAAATCACTGCGTTCCACGAAGGTGGTCATGCTCTGTGTGCGAAACTTCTTCCTAAAGCTGATCCTGTTCATAAAGTATCCATTATCCCTCGCGGACGTGCTCTTGGTGTGACCATGCAGCTTCCGGGTGAGGATAGGTATGGATATTCCCGCAGCTTCCTTGAAACCAATCTTGTGGTTCTTCTTGGTGGTCGAGTAGCCGAAGAAATTATTTTCGATGACATTACAACCGGTGCAGGCAACGATATCGAACGTGCTACTAAAATGGCTCGTAAGATGGTCTGCGAATGGGGTATGTCCGAAGCAATCGGCCCGCTCAATATCGGCGAACAGGGCGAAGAAGTTTTCATCGGCCGCGAATGGGCCCAGTCCCGTAACTTCAGTGATGAAACTGCACGCCTTGTGGACGCAGAGGTAAAACGTATTGTGGAAACCGCACGTTCTACCGCCCGTGAGCTTATCGAAGGCAATCTTGATGTTCTTCATAGAATTGCTGAATCATTGCTTGAGCGTGAAACAATCACCGGTGCAGATATTGATCTTCTGATTGAAGGCAAGGAACTTCCTCCTCAGGAAGACATGAATGGCAAGAATGTCGCTCCGGCAGAACATCCAGAGGATGCTCCGGATGCGTTTGCTAAGGCAGCAGCTGCATACAGAGAACAGCAACCTGACTCTACTGAGGATTCTGGTGAATTTATTCTAGGAACTGAAGAGCAGGAGCAGGAAGAAACTGCAACGGCTGCGGAACCGGAAGAGAAAAAAGCGCCGGAAGCAGCAACTGAATCTTCTGAAGAGAAAAAATAA
- the folP gene encoding dihydropteroate synthase produces the protein MNTPFSWEVRGGRSIGPAPFCIFGIVNVTPDSFHDGGEYNSVAAGIAHARMQAAAGAHVLDIGGESSRPFADPVSLEEEIRRVLPIVEGVLEDCSDDALPWAVSVDTYKAGTAAAVLEAGAHIINDISAFEFEPELKDVVAQYKPGYVLMHSQGKPDSMQVAPTYNNVIDDILAFFDRKLKELTDAGLPESRIMIDPGVGFGKTLEHNLTILQNIDRFKRLGLPVMAGISNKSMFEKVCGAPIGERENCTQATTAILAYRGVEVHRVHNVAKTHETLLLAEALRS, from the coding sequence ATGAACACCCCATTTTCCTGGGAAGTACGAGGGGGCAGGTCTATAGGCCCTGCCCCTTTTTGTATTTTCGGTATTGTGAATGTGACACCGGATTCGTTTCATGATGGTGGAGAGTATAATTCTGTTGCGGCGGGTATTGCCCATGCTCGAATGCAGGCCGCGGCAGGAGCTCATGTTCTGGATATAGGCGGAGAGTCTTCCCGTCCTTTTGCAGACCCTGTTTCTCTTGAAGAGGAGATCCGGCGCGTTCTCCCTATCGTTGAAGGTGTGCTTGAAGACTGTTCAGATGATGCGTTACCGTGGGCGGTTTCTGTGGATACCTATAAAGCTGGAACAGCCGCAGCAGTACTTGAAGCTGGAGCACATATTATCAACGATATTTCTGCCTTTGAATTTGAACCTGAGTTAAAGGACGTTGTTGCTCAGTACAAGCCTGGCTATGTTCTTATGCACAGTCAGGGAAAACCAGACAGCATGCAGGTCGCTCCAACGTATAATAACGTGATTGATGATATACTAGCTTTCTTTGACCGGAAGTTGAAAGAATTGACTGATGCAGGGTTGCCTGAATCTCGTATTATGATCGACCCAGGGGTCGGCTTTGGGAAAACGTTAGAGCATAACCTGACTATTTTACAGAATATTGACCGATTCAAGAGACTTGGATTACCGGTTATGGCCGGTATTTCAAACAAATCCATGTTTGAAAAAGTTTGCGGAGCGCCTATTGGTGAACGTGAAAACTGTACACAGGCGACAACGGCAATTCTTGCGTATCGAGGCGTTGAAGTGCACAGAGTACACAACGTAGCTAAAACGCATGAAACGCTTTTACTTGCAGAAGCACTGCGTAGCTAG
- the cdaA gene encoding diadenylate cyclase CdaA, whose protein sequence is MISVETLEYLSITWRDAFDIALVTFLFYQVMIVIRGTRAVSSIYGLLLLIAVFAFSEYFGFYTLHWILQQFLGSFFLVVVILFQDDIRRGLSNMGARSFFKKVEVADSFLDEIVGAAMNMGKRRVGALIVLEHHVPLGDVVQRGVVIDSAVSKELLVTIFQVKTPLHDGAVILRRGRIAAAGCILPLAVGEQDRPEYGTRHRAGIGITEQTDAVAVVVSEERGDVTVAVNGRLTSNLDRTRLKRVLRNLLGR, encoded by the coding sequence GTGATTTCAGTGGAGACATTGGAATATTTAAGCATAACATGGCGTGATGCTTTTGATATCGCTCTCGTAACTTTCTTGTTCTATCAAGTGATGATAGTAATTAGAGGTACACGGGCGGTATCATCAATCTATGGCCTGTTGCTGCTTATCGCTGTCTTTGCTTTTTCAGAATATTTTGGTTTTTATACTCTGCATTGGATATTACAGCAGTTTCTTGGTTCCTTCTTTCTTGTTGTTGTTATCCTCTTTCAGGATGATATCAGGCGCGGACTTTCTAATATGGGAGCACGCAGCTTTTTTAAAAAGGTTGAAGTTGCAGACTCGTTTCTTGATGAAATCGTCGGCGCTGCCATGAATATGGGTAAGCGTCGTGTCGGTGCACTGATAGTGCTAGAGCATCATGTTCCTTTGGGAGATGTGGTTCAACGCGGTGTAGTGATAGATTCTGCTGTGTCAAAAGAATTACTGGTAACAATTTTTCAGGTGAAGACGCCACTCCACGACGGTGCCGTTATTCTTCGTCGTGGTCGTATAGCTGCTGCAGGCTGTATCCTCCCTCTTGCCGTTGGCGAACAAGACAGGCCGGAATACGGAACACGGCATAGAGCAGGGATTGGCATAACAGAACAAACTGATGCTGTTGCTGTGGTTGTTTCTGAAGAACGTGGTGATGTCACTGTTGCTGTGAACGGAAGGTTAACAAGCAATCTTGATAGGACTCGTCTAAAACGTGTATTGCGCAACCTGTTGGGACGGTAA